The genomic window CCAGTTTTTGCTGAAATTCATAGGCATGTGTTATCATTGCTGATATAGTTCTAGGGGGATATGTTTTGTGCATCTGATTTCTATTTTACCCCTCTTAATAGGCACAAATAAATCCTATAAACGTCAAATACTCGTAGAACAGTTCTATGATGTTTTCCGTGAAGTATAATAAGTTATGATTGTGTTAGGATTAAAGTTGGCCTATAAGAAATTGTATTATTGGTGGGCTATTCAAAAGCTGACTTTTGAATTGTAAATCCAAACATCATCATATTAGTAAGAAATTCTTAAATAGTTTCGAAAATCGCAAAGATTTCTATCCAGTATCTGTAAATCATAATGAGACTGACTTTTACCAATGGATATTGGAGCCAGTTAGCATGTCATGTAATCACTATTTCCCTTTGACGATCTATCTTCTTCTGCCTACCAATTATTTGCATGATCTTCTCTCTTTGTATTAATTTCTTCGTCCTCTGAATACATCTTCCTTTACTTGCAGCTGTGAAATGCCACGACGACAAACACGTCCTGGAAGTAATGACTAGCAAAGGAATAAACTTCGACTGTGCATCCAAAGCGGAAATCAGCAAAGTTCTCTCGACGGGATGTAGTACCGATCGCATCATCTTTGCCAACCCCGCGAAACCGATCGGTCATATCAAGTTTGCAGCCGAAGTTGGTGTTAACACCATGACTTTCGATAACGAAAGTGAATTGGTGAAGATCCAGAAATTGTATCCTTCTGCCAGGTGAATCCTGATCGATTAACCTAAGCATGTTTGGTGAATTAAACAGTTTTTACTTGTAGTTTGGTGATTCGGATCAAATGTGAAGCTATAGATGCGGTGCGCCCTTTAGGGAAGAAATTCGGATGTGATCCGGTGAAAGAAGTGCCGAGGCTTCTTCGTCTGGCTGAATCGCTTAATTTGAACGTTATTGGAGTCAGTTTTCATGTTGGATCTGGATGTAGGGAGCCAGAAGTCTTTTGGAGAGCCATCAGTGAGGCTCGTAACATATTTAACTACGCCAGTACTTTTGGGTATAAGTTTACATTGTTGGATATTGGTGGGGGGTATCCTGGTGGACATGGAACTTCCATTAAAAAGGTATGAATCAACTAAGAAGTGAAACTTAAACAACTCCTGAATTTGTCTTATAGATTGCCGGCATAGTAAATAGTGCCCTGGACACATACTTTCATGACCTGCCCGACGTAAAATACATTGCGGAACCCGGAAGATATTTCGTCACTTCCGCCTACACGCTCACCTGCAACATCTATTCAATCAGAAACATTTATGACGAAAACAACAACGAAATCACTCATAAGATGTACTACATCAACGAAGGGGTTTATGGTAGTTTCAATCGGATCTTACGTGCGCATCGTACTCTCGATCCGATAACATTAAGCAAAAAACCAGATCTGGACAAGTCCAAACATATGTCGAGTAGCATCTGGGGTCCATCTTGCGATGGTCTGGATCAGCTAGTGGAGGACATGGAGCTACCCGATCTGGAAGTTGGAGACTGGATGGTTTTTGAAGATATGGGTGCATATACGTTATCTGCAGGCTGTGCGTTCAATGGTTTCCCGTTACCGAAGGTGCATTACTGCATTACGCAGAATGAATGGTGAGTGGGTACTTTAGCCTGGACTGGTGATAAAAGACGTTTTTCTGAGCGCATCAAAGGTTAAGGTTATGGATATACGTTAATTAAGCGAAAATTAAGGCACATAAGCGGTATTTAGAACGACTATGCAACTTTCTATCATTTTTACCcttacatttttattcttagaattCATTTGTCAACGCATAAATGGAAACTTGAAAAGGTTGTGGACTgtattagaaaaattgaaagtaGTTGCTGACGCAAGtaagaaaattgtcaaaaagCGAATGCACCATACTACTCAAATTGGCACTTACCGATTAAGCCAGTTGTGGTCCCTTTAACGGGGATCCCTTTTAGTTGCAATCCAGGCTCACCGCCATTGCAATGGTTTAAAccgaaaattaattatattgtttgtaaaaattaatttagtaccgaaattaaaaatttacttgttATCACTGTCGTTTCTCTCGTACAAATACTTCGACGCCTCGTGCTCAGACAATGGGAGAAAAATGTGGTACATATTCCGCGCGAAATGGAGTAATTTTGAAAGTGATTTTGTTGCATTAACATCATTCATTTATCAATGGaggaaaaaacttaatttctaTTACAAggcaagaaaattaaatatggaaTAAGAAATCCAAAAATGTGGAATTAATGACTCATCAGATAAGTTAAGTTTGAATTCATCgtcaaaaaaaatcttgatgcaAGTACAGAAGttttagtttaagttttttgaataataaatagcagGAGAGCCAGTGATATTTTTCAGTGATGATTTAGTTAAGGCCTATTTTTTAAGAGAAGGTTGTTTGGAGCCTAACCAAGTGCAATCTATGAGGATTAGCTTCTCAGCCCGGTTCCAAAAGGGTGGCAGAATGCCCCCAACATGTAAAAAAACGAGCATCTGTTCATGGTTTAGTTAAGGCTGAACTTTTTTTCAGTGGTCCTACTCTAGTAGCTCTCAATGAACGAGGTAACATTGGCAAATCGATTGGGCGGTTCCGAGTGGGTGGCAGAATGCCCCCCACATGTCGAAAGATCGATGAACTTTTCATGATTTAGTTCatttttagtttcatttttagTATGTTATTCTGCTGACATTTTTAAGTGTGTATGACACTGGGGCACACAGGGCAACGGGATTAAGTTCGTTATTGCCTTTGTCGTTTCAGTATTTCCTTTTTGGAGGGTGACTACTTGAACCTTGTTGTTCTCACTCGGATGCACCTTGGTTATTTTTGCTAACGGCCATCTTGATGGATTAACGTTATCTTCTTTGATTAGCACGACTGTCCCAATTTTTAGGTtgtctttttcttctttctgtTTGTACCGCATTTGTAGTCTACTTAGATATTCTGTGGACCATACTTTCCAGAAATCCTTCTTCATTTTGTGGATTAATTTCCATCTCTAAGACATACAGTGGCCGTCTCTGTTCTGAAACTGGCAGCATTAAAGAAAGGACTACATCTGGTCGGCcaaaattttcaacaaatgATTAAAGAAGTTTGGTAATTTTACAATGTTTCAGTGAAAATTCCCAGGGTTCATTGCTCAAGAAATTggctttgaattttttaattttaaaacaaaattaattccgtccttataaaattcacttgttgcgagaagatgattttgaccGGAGGATCGAATTTTGTAACACTATCAGGGCAAAACTAGACCAAGAGCTGAACTTATTTAATAACATTGTGTTTTCCGATGAAGCTACGTTAATGCTTCATGGCAATTTAAACCGCCGAAATTGCAGGTACTGGACCACTGAAAAACCACATTGGATGCGGGAAGTGCTTACCAtagaatggccagctaggttcTCAGATCTCTCTTCTTTAGAATACTTTTTTGGGgctatttgaaaaatagaatatttgTCACTAAAAATGCATATATAGATGACTTAAAACAATGCATGACAAATGAAACTAGCCAAATTAcacaagaaattgaaaagaaattCGAAGAGTTATGGAAGTACAAGGAAagattttgaacatttaaatagttttgcttCGGACCAAAGTTTCTATTACAAtacctttattaaaaaagaggGTTATTTGCTTGACACTTTGAAActagaaatttgtttttaaacagGCTTTTATTAGGTTGGATTGTATCTTAGGTATGTATGTATCGAAATCtttgagttttaattttcacTGGTTTCTAAAAGTCTGACAAACTTGAAACTTTCCATACGTATCAAGGATTAAACAAATTGGACCTGTTAAAAAAAACGGACAATCTGTATCTTTTGCTGTCTGTAGGTTTAACACAACATCTTCTTCTTAGAATTCATTTCTCCcttttgttgtttacttttgcacttttcacaaaaaaaaatgtaatgcaaTAACTACCTATTTATGCAAATTCAATGTCTATAGTATATTCATAGTTTTTGCTGTTTATTTCTCAGTTCTTTTACAACAATATAATTAGctgcttttttagaaatttcctgTATTCCAGGTGTCAGCACACCCAAATGAAAATCATTCACAGCTGACACATAAAACACTGAACTAAACAACTGGAAAAATTTTGTGCGAAATATGAGAACGGATcaattttgttaagatttttcagaaaatttgatAACCGAAAGTTAGTTTTTCGGTAGAAGTAAAAAGAGAGCCTGTGCAGGCTAGAGAACTATGGAAAATACccgcattttatatgacataatTTGATGCTTGGTAGTCCGTGCACCCTCGGTAAAAGCGGTAAATTGTCTTGTATTCTTAGCGCCACCTAAATTTCGAGGAGAGTAGAAGCGTTTTAGTGTTTCGTAAATCGCCAAAGCTTTTAAGGACAGACGacagaatatttttagaatGATGAGACCGAGGTCGGAAGGGGAGGATTAACAGAAGCAGCTAGGCTCCCCTCCCTCACCTTATGTTAGCTCCTCCTTTCGATTGTACAAATTACTTTCCCTTGAAATTGCAGTTAAACTACGCGGtgtagcaaaaaaataatagacatTTTTCGTGCAGAGTTTAATAAACTACGACATATCAGAAAATGAACTGCCTACTTTTAGTGGTTCTGTTTTtctcaatagtttttttttatcattttcgaGATTTGCAAATATTCCTGAACATgtgacaaaatttttttttccggattGTTAAATAGAACAAATAGGCACACCGTGGAatggaattaaaaaagaatcattGAAGGCATTAGCAGATGCGTTAATTCaatcaaattcaaatcaatttTCTGTTATCCATGGTGACggttgttttgtaatttttaaagttttaaagggAACGTCTTAGTCAGAATTAAAAATTGCAatcatattattagtattattaaaagaaatatctgTTCTCAATTAACGCTTAGATCATACAGAAAGCAGTTATAGTTAAAAGTGTTAAGATTACGATAAGTTTTAGGAATAGGTTCACGTTTAGTTTTACAAAGTCTTATCTTCATGACACCAACGTGTGGTTCGATATCTCGTCAATATCTAAAGTAGTTGCAAGGGAAACGAGTAAAGTATTGCTACATTATTGCTAcgagaaaatataaaagaaaactggaaGAGTCCATATTTAtcaatcaaatttattaaaacaagaaaataaaaattattttcatcgaGCAAAACTTTATTACAATCTGTACCAAAAAAATCATAGTCGTATTCAGGCAATAGACGGGTAAGGGTATCTTCCAAATTAAATAACGCTACAATCAGGGGAATTTGAACAATGAATCCATACACAACTTTTTACGTgcctatttaatatttattaaacatattttttttcttccaggctaAATGTTAAAGACACCCTCTCTCTGCCAAAAGCAAAACTGATAATCGTCAATGAGAAAGAGCCAAAATTGGAAACATTTGAATCTGCTTACGACAAATGTCGGATCTAAAACAGTGGAAACATCATAGAAATGTTGGTCGATGTGGCTGTTTAAGATGTGAGCTGAAGCTGGGCTGATGCTTTTGTCCATTTTGTTGACTGttaaactgttttatttattatttatctattgGGGTTAACGTTtgataaacaaaactaaaattgGTGAAAACGTTTGTAATTCTAGTTTTAAGGTTTTTCGTTAATATTGTGATCTTAAGACCGActaaatatgaagaaaattaaaacttttacaatACGTTTAATGAAATTACACTGACTCCATGAATTTTTCTGACTAGAAGATATAATTTTGTTCTCGTCGACAGTGGAGGTCTGAAAACAAATTTGCTTTTTGAGATTTtcactgcctggaagaaatttctTTTCCAGGAAGTTAAAGCTCAGCATGAAATGCTTTCTTTAGAGGAAGACCAACAATGGCTTGTGTCAAGGCACGCAAGATATTATTCGATTAGACGAACTTACCTATGAAGTTCAATCGTAATTATATATGAGGCGCTTTGTTCGAAGAAATCACTCAGTTAGAGAACTGTGTAGTACGGCTTTCGTACGCTACAAGTTTCGAGGCCACAAGTTTTCATAGACTAACCAAAATGTTTCTGGTAGTGTCTATCCGCTGATCTATCTACATTCTGTAACATGCCAATTTCATATCTTAAAGTTCTAACCTCGTATAACAACGTCGTCGGTTGAATACGAGGGGCACTCTTAAAGATGTATTTTGTAATATGGTCTTTAAAAGTGTTAATAAGGTCGTTAGTACCTATGTTCTTTTCATTCCGATGTAAGAATAAGCATACCTTTACTCAGAACCTTATTAGGGTAGGGGTGGGGAGTGATCTCTTCGAAAGAAGCACCTCATATTATACGATCGAACTTCACAGATAAGTTCGTTTGAtcgaataaatatattttacgcTTCGTTCTCGAGATCACTAAATTAGGGAACTATGTAGCAGtttgaaaaattacataaaaatgcaattttaggaAGATGTTTCGTTCTTGACTTTATTAAAGGAACCAAACATAAGTAAAAACTTAGAATTAAAAGTTAGTATTCTAACATTGATATAACCTATTCTCACTTAGGTAAATCCACAAAGATAAGGTTGGTCTACATCCAAATTAAAATACGAAATACAGATCatgattattaaaaacatttgtttaaaaaggattatgaatctaaaattaaaagagcaaAATCCTGGAACGATTTTGCTTCTAAAGGACACTGGTAGTACTTAGCAAATATCTGAGAATACGGATTTCAGCCGGCAGTTTTTCTTAATGTGTTTAACAAAATTCGTTTCCTCGGCTGAAGTAGGCGCATGTTTTACTGAGTAGGAAGAAAATACTTTAGTATTTATTCCTACCTCGTTGTAGCTGTAAGGTACGGGTTTTTAGTCCCAAGCAGCAGGAATTTCTGTTCTGTACTTCTTAATACTTCTTCTGTACTTCTACTACTTATAAGAACATAAGGTTGATGCGACGCACATAGTAGGTCTCTGATTGAAATAAGGCAATTCAATACACGGCTGTGTCCTTCCCACCCGCGTAGTTTTGATATCGTCCGATATAAAGACTCTTTCTgtagtaaaataaatgttttgcaCTCTAATTTTGGCTAAAATCTGTCGTCTGTTTGGCTAAAGTATTTGCTAGTGCAAGTAGGGTGGCTAGTTTCGATGTTAGAATCCTTAATGTCAAGTTTTCATTTTCCCTCAGATGCTCTAGGAAATTTAAAACTAGCTCTGGGTTCCCAGTGAAATTATACGTTCTTCTTTGGGGTCGAATACGGGAGATTCCCTTTAAGAATCCTTTAATTTGTGGTTGCCTATACTGTCaatagaaatcaaaaaaatagcACTTCTAAATAAGTTAAACGATCCGTCGGAAATGCTTTGTGATTCTAAAATCGATTGAAGAAATTCAATTACGTTACTTAGTTCCATCTCAAACATTGGTAATTGTTTTTTCAAGTAGCATTACCACCAAGGCACTTCATATTTCTTTACTGTAGATGATGAAAGGGATTCCATAGCTTTCAAAATGCTGCATGCTGGCATCCCCTTTCTTGATAAGTGCCCTACCACCAAGGAGAGTCCAGTGGGTAAATTGCTCCTGGAAAAAAGGATTAGAACCTTTTCAGAATTGAAGAATATAGGTTCGCTCACTAAAAGGCTTTTAAACAAATAAGGGTACCATGGTTGAGTTTCCCAATTTGGTACCACCATAATACCCTCTGCTTTATCTGAAACTACCCTATATATGTTCTTGGAATAAGGGAGAATGGAGGGCAACCATAAAAGAAAAAGTCTGACCAACAAATGCTAATAGCATCTACTGCAAAGTCTTGAAAACCTGGGCGTCATGATACAgatcttttacatttaaaatttaaattgaagacAAAAAATCTATGTTTGGGGAACCAAATCTCTGCTTAACCGTTAAGGGTGATTTCTTTCTTAATGAAATATGATTATATAAtgagtaataaaatatgaaaaagaccttttaaataattctttattgtgCGACGGAATAGTTAGAAGATCCTTCCGTctaatattaagattatgcacATCCGTACGAAATTTgactgttttaaataaatatagaggtgttttaaatttaagaattttataaaaaaaacagaataaaaacatGTAAGTTTCGTCGGCAGTGCATACTTAACCAGTTCGCTTCAGTTAACTTATGAGATATGTGGTATCTCCTCCTTACACCATAAATAAGCCTTAGGCAACAGTTTTGAAGCTTCTGAATTCTGGCATCAGAATAATCTAGACAGGGGCCATAGATGGTGTCACAAAAGTTTAATGGTGATAAAATCAACGAATCACGtagcagttttttaattttagggctTAAAGAATGCCTGAGAAAAAATATAGACTTTAGAGCAGAATATCCATTTCTTAACTTAAAAGTGACATGTTCTTGCTTAAacgcaaattttaatttttcaagatatATGCTCGGTGATTATCACTACAGAAAAGAATGGCAATTGATTTAGtagggttaatttttaagagcAGCTTTTGGACCTCAAGATatagcatatttaaattttcattaatacaTTGATTAGCATTAACTACCTCAGAACTTTTGAATGAAAAGTGAAGCTGcgtgtcatctgcatagcaaTGATGTTTGCAGTGTGTTAAATTATTAGTGATTTGTGATGTATAAAGGATATATAATAACAGGCCCAAAACGCTACCTTGAGGCACGCCCAATGTGACAGCAAGTACATCAGATACTCTACCATCAAGTATAACCCTTTGCTTACGGTTAGATAAAAAAGATGCGACCAATGCTAAAGCTGAATTACCAAATCCGATATATGCCAATATACCCAATAACGTCTCATGATTTACCATGTTAAAAGCCTTTGTGAAGTGTATGAGAACCATAACTGTAGCCTGATTATTGTCAAGGGCCTTAAATATATCGTCAGTTACTTATGACAAAGCAGTGGCACAACTATAACCTCTACGGAATCCAGATTGATTCTTGGGTAACAGACTATTTTGGTTCAAATATTCCAATATTTGGCTTTCCACAATCTTCTTCAGTACCTTTGAGAATACTAGAAGAATGGATATAGAACGAATTTgattaaactttaattaaattagggAAATAGCTTTTTTTCAAACATACATTAATAATATGAGTTAGTGGATCTAGAATAGCATAATAAGATTTATATTTAGATGGTCAGCTCCAAAtgctttactttttattttgtttaagatacTTATAAAGGTATCTTGTGTTATTAACTTAAATTGAAACTCGTTTAATGTAATTCTATGCTCTTTAAAGAACCTGATAAACTCCTCATTTGGACTATTtgcattgttattgtttatgctggaaaaaaatttatttaattcatccACATTTTGTAAGGATATAggcaattgtttatttttttatgagaaatgttattttttttaaattctttccaGGCTTCTTTGTTAGTAGAGTTCTCGAATCTGTAGGTCAAATACGTTTTTTTTCTGCTATAATTGCACTGGTAGTAAAATTGCGATATTGCTAGTCTCCTTGTTCTTTCgagtttctaaatttatttaaagccaTGTTACGAAGTCTAATGTTGGGAGTAATCGAAGGActataaggtttattttttccAGTTACGGTCCTCAAAGGTGCGTGCAAGTTCCTAACCTGAAATGAACCAGAAACAGATTGAACCAGAAAATCCACCTTGTCATTTACATGTTCCATATTATACATTAAATGCCAAGGAATAGACATCATATCGATCTGAAATCGATTATTTTCgatgttatttaaatttctgtaaGTGAAATTACATTGAATTGGCTTGGGTGCCTCCAACCTAAAAGAGCAATAAACTAACATATGCTCCGATATATTTATATCTCGTATTCCACTATCATCTATCAATTCATTGTTAGAAAAGATTAAATCAAATAGTAAAATTCAAGTCATCTATTTAAGTACCTATAAATGTTGTACAGTAAAATCAATCGGTATCATAAAATCATATGAGCAAAGTATCACTGTACTACCGTATTTCTGTTTAGATCGCACAACCAATCATCGTTTGTCTCTTTTCACCAGCCATTTTGAAAGACGTTTGTTGGTTAACTTCTATCGATACGCGTGGTAAAGCaaaattaaggtattttaaggttaattaaCCACCCTGAGtgggattttaattttgttaatgggGTATAAGGTTTGTTGCTGTTGAGCATTTGTGATATTGGCCATAACTCATTCCACTTGGCGAGACTCAATTTATTCCCTACGTAAGTGAAATTTACCCATTTTTTAATGACATTATCTCTTGAAGGCTGTATATTAACttgtcttaaattttattatatctagTCCAAAAGAACTTATTGCTGAAAATATTGTCTCTGCCTGAAAACAGGTCTTAATCTTAATAACTAAACCATAGGCTTAAAACTCTCGTCCATTAGAgctaaaaataaactttcacTCCCAGGCCTTACTTAAGCTTACTTTTCTTAAGGGCTTTTTTATCTAGTTTTCGATTTTCCGCAGTCTTTTGTGGTGTCAAGCTTCTCCCAACTTAGTAATCCTACTCCAGAGGCTTAGAACCAGCTCCAGGAAAGTCTCTATGTAACTGGCATTTTCCCCAAGCCTGATAATAGCTATATATACTAGTATAATGGTAATATGGCTATATTACTCCTCTGTCTATTACCACCAAGGCCAACCTGGAATGCAGTACGGAGTGCAGGAACGTGCAAGCACCACATTAATTAACCACTTTCTTAATTGACCGTTTAATAGTATCAACTATaacgggtgacacaggaaaaggggacacttaataacttttttacttttcaagatgaAAACTTTTCAAacaatgaaatttggtatataggTAGAATAGTCATAAGagcattttttgacatattttggtattttttgttacttccgggtttaacaggaagtgacacaaacttttttattgaaaactgGTATATTATTtcgtattttgatagaaaataatgatatcgcatttgctactttttattttatactcatagaaaaaatcaattttttaaattttgaaataaggtgCCATAAATgcgttgaaaattttaatttttgatcaagtaatcacggaaaaataatattcattgtgatttttttctatacttaagtataaaacaaaaagtagcaaatgtaGTATTATTGTTCTcagaataaaattttctaacaaattcataataatataccaagtgtctcattcaaaataagaaagttagtgtcacttccggttaaacaggaaattatggaaaacaactgaaaatgtcaaaagatgctcttatagcAGTTCcattaatatatcaaattttatttaattatcttgaaggtaaaatagttattaagtgttctcTTTTTCCTGAGTCACCCGGTATAAAGTTACAAACTTTTAGGGTAGATAGAAAGcgtcaaaaaaaagaaaagttcatatgaacatgggtTCGAAAatgcttcctcagggagctagagctctttgaagataacctttaaaaactagttttcgttttatagcttcggaactactttagctaccacAACCACTTTTGGgacataaattattgttagaacgtttattcttttgaatctactaaacaaaaataattttaaccagTGGCGTGAAACCAGAGggatatttggtaaatttaaccccatttctttaaaatttctgctCAATTGTGTCAGATTATTATGCTCTTATGCCTTTTGCAAAAAAAGGTATTCTCAACAAAAATTGCTATATATCACCGTTTTTGCAAGTATTgactaaaagtaaattaagatacagctttttttattaataatgcttTTTTAAGTTGATTTGCCCAAAAGCGATAGTGCATGTTAACAAGGTTTGAGAATTAATCAGGACTGAACTCAAACTTTCTGCTGGACGTCCCACAACACTGTGCAatcaagtaatttaaaaattacatacatttatatctaccatttcaaaaaaatcttttaacctctataaaatttcatgtttaaattaaataaaattacccaTATAaagcttcaattcaattttaataatataatcctAGAGTAGAAACAAGCCACAACCC from Anthonomus grandis grandis chromosome 13, icAntGran1.3, whole genome shotgun sequence includes these protein-coding regions:
- the LOC126743871 gene encoding ornithine decarboxylase 1-like isoform X1, with translation MDEGKLATMKFPKSQHALTELKSDPAVLSIIKYFTEKVDQEEAFYICNLNDIIERHDMWKYYLPNVAPYYAVKCHDDKHVLEVMTSKGINFDCASKAEISKVLSTGCSTDRIIFANPAKPIGHIKFAAEVGVNTMTFDNESELVKIQKLYPSASLVIRIKCEAIDAVRPLGKKFGCDPVKEVPRLLRLAESLNLNVIGVSFHVGSGCREPEVFWRAISEARNIFNYASTFGYKFTLLDIGGGYPGGHGTSIKKIAGIVNSALDTYFHDLPDVKYIAEPGRYFVTSAYTLTCNIYSIRNIYDENNNEITHKMYYINEGVYGSFNRILRAHRTLDPITLSKKPDLDKSKHMSSSIWGPSCDGLDQLVEDMELPDLEVGDWMVFEDMGAYTLSAGCAFNGFPLPKVHYCITQNEWLNVKDTLSLPKAKLIIVNEKEPKLETFESAYDKCRI
- the LOC126743871 gene encoding ornithine decarboxylase 1-like isoform X2; the protein is MDEATMKFPKSQHALTELKSDPAVLSIIKYFTEKVDQEEAFYICNLNDIIERHDMWKYYLPNVAPYYAVKCHDDKHVLEVMTSKGINFDCASKAEISKVLSTGCSTDRIIFANPAKPIGHIKFAAEVGVNTMTFDNESELVKIQKLYPSASLVIRIKCEAIDAVRPLGKKFGCDPVKEVPRLLRLAESLNLNVIGVSFHVGSGCREPEVFWRAISEARNIFNYASTFGYKFTLLDIGGGYPGGHGTSIKKIAGIVNSALDTYFHDLPDVKYIAEPGRYFVTSAYTLTCNIYSIRNIYDENNNEITHKMYYINEGVYGSFNRILRAHRTLDPITLSKKPDLDKSKHMSSSIWGPSCDGLDQLVEDMELPDLEVGDWMVFEDMGAYTLSAGCAFNGFPLPKVHYCITQNEWLNVKDTLSLPKAKLIIVNEKEPKLETFESAYDKCRI